A part of Aegilops tauschii subsp. strangulata cultivar AL8/78 chromosome 2, Aet v6.0, whole genome shotgun sequence genomic DNA contains:
- the LOC141041434 gene encoding uncharacterized protein: protein MLASHTRAQTVNVRIALANLQKGNMTITEYVGKVQTLCDELAASGKKVDEEDVVSHILAGLGEEFDPVVSAMCSRVEPIGVPELYSQLLSFQTRMNLHGGSSQSSANAAARGRGRGRGGGDYSDRRRDFSNRQGGGGDRGRGTFPKPLNSRNPRGNNGSSGNYNNNATKPTCQICSKLGYPAWKCSKHYDSSYQGGRNALQTWRLRSMASTPIGTWTVVRRTISHET from the coding sequence ATGCTTGCATCGCATACCCGTGCGCAGACCGTCAACGTCAGAATCGCGTTGGCAAACCTCCAGAAGGGCAATATGACTATCACTGAATATGTCGGTAAGGTCCAAACCCTTTGTGATGAATTAGCTGCTTCAGGGAAGAAGGTGGACGAGGAGGATGTCGTCTCTCACATCCTCGCGGGACTCGGCGAGGAATTCGACCCTGTGGTGTCTGCCATGTGCTCTAGGGTTGAGCCTATCGGGGTTCCGGAGCTGTACTCGCAGCTCCTGAGCTTCCAGACTCGCATGAATTTACATGGCGGGTCCTCTCAGTCGTCGGCAAACGCAGCGGCACGCGGGCGCGGTCGCGGTCGCGGCGGTGGTGACTACAGTGATCGTAGACGCGACTTCAGCAACaggcaaggcggcggcggtgaTCGTGGCCGTGGCACCTTCCCCAAGCCACTGAACAGTCGCAACCCTAGAGGCAACAACGGCAGCAGCGGCAACTACAACAACAACGCCACCAAACCAACATGCCAGATCTGCAGCAAGCTTGGTTACCCGGCGTGGAAGTGCTCGAAGCATTACGACTCCTCTTATCAAGGGGGGAGGAACGCTCTGCAAACATGGCGGCTCCGCAGTATGGCGTCGACACCAATTGGTACTTGGACAGTGGTGCGACGAACCATATCACATGAGACCTAG